Proteins encoded by one window of Canis lupus dingo isolate Sandy chromosome 10, ASM325472v2, whole genome shotgun sequence:
- the SOWAHC gene encoding ankyrin repeat domain-containing protein SOWAHC, with translation MEGPAELSVEAVLRFLRERGGRAPHAELVQRFRGALGGDPEQRARARARFKELVNAVATVRTDPADGSKFVHLKKRFLEGAPPDLPRAAGTAEPAEPAEPAEPEASRGAPPEVPDGGQRSEAASPEASPRPGGGPGDGGPPGVDRESGSGPPLSAGARPRHPRRDAQPHPRGPGPGPSEDPAPPPPPPPHGCAETDAGTAPGGVGTPRPPRQSLRDLVMGSSPQLKRSVCAGGSSPGSSSGGGRGKGGGDSDSASVASSSAEEESGGGSVTLDPLEHAWMLSASDGKWDSLEGLLTCEPGLLAKRDFITGFTCLHWAAKHGRQELLAMLVNFANKHQLPVNINARTSGGYTALHLAAMHGHVEVVKLLVGAYDADVDIRDYSGRKASQYLSPSIAEEIKNLVGALDEDDGDCAAGGGGGRWRLSKVLPSHLITYKLSHVLEDGGDHHHHHHHHHHHLTDGWAGGKVKDPGRKAPGSSSGRIKPRLNKIRFRTQIIHTTPSFRDPEQPLEEEGEEEEEDRALKGHSSSFKLRPKSNVFG, from the coding sequence ATGGAGGGGCCCGCGGAGCTGAGCGTCGAAGCGGTGCTGCGCTTCCTCCgggagcgcggggggcgggccCCGCACGCCGAGCTGGTGCAGCGCTTCAGGGGTGCCCTGGGCGGGGACCCCGAGCaacgcgcccgcgcccgcgcccgcttCAAGGAGCTGGTGAACGCCGTGGCCACGGTGCGCACCGACCCTGCCGACGGCTCCAAGTTCGTGCACCTCAAGAAGAGGTTCTTGGAGGGGGCCCCGCCGGACCTGCCCCGCGCCGCGGGGACCGCAGAGCCCGCAGAGCCCGCAGAGCCCGCAGAGCCCGAGGCCAGCCGCGGCGCCCCGCCGGAGGTCCCGGACGGCGGCCAGCGCTCCGAGGCGGCGTCCCCCGAGGCGTCCCCGCGTCCGGGCGGCGGGCCGGGCGATGGGGGGCCCCCGGGCGTGGACCGCGAGAGCGGCAGCGGGCCACCCCTGAGCGCCGGGGCCCGGCCCAGGCACCCGCGGCGGGACGCGCAGCCTCACCCCCGGGGGCCGGGCCCCGGGCCCAGCGAggaccccgcgcccccgcccccgcccccgccccacggcTGCGCGGAGACGGACGCGGGAACCGCCCCCGGGGGAGTCGGCACCCCGAGGCCGCCCCGCCAGAGCCTCCGAGACCTCGTGATGGGCAGCTCCCCGCAGCTGAAGAGGAGCGTCTGTGCGGGGGGAAGCAGCCCCGGGAGCTCCTCTGGCGGAGGACGCGGCAAGGGCGGGGGCGACTCGGACAGCGCATCTGTCGCTTCTTCGTCTGCGGAGGAGGAGAGCGGCGGGGGCTCGGTGACGCTGGACCCTCTGGAACACGCCTGGATGCTTTCAGCCTCGGACGGCAAGTGGGACAGCCTCGAAGGCCTGCTCACTTGCGAGCCCGGCCTGCTGGCCAAGCGGGACTTCATCACCGGCTTCACCTGCCTGCACTGGGCCGCCAAACATGGCAGGCAGGAGCTGCTGGCCATGCTGGTCAACTTCGCCAACAAACACCAGCTGCCAGTGAACATAAACGCCAGGACGAGCGGAGGCTACACGGCCCTGCACCTAGCTGCCATGCACGGGCACGTGGAGGTGGTCAAGTTGCTGGTGGGGGCTTACGACGCAGACGTGGACATCAGGGACTACAGTGGGAGAAAGGCCTCCCAGTATCTGAGCCCCAGCATCGCGGAGGAAATCAAGAACCTCGTGGGAGCCCTGGACGAGGACGATGGAGACTGTGCCGCAGGCGGCGGGGGTGGGCGCTGGAGGCTATCCAAGGTGCTCCCTTCACACCTCATCACCTACAAACTCTCACACGTCCTGGAGGATGGAggagaccaccaccaccaccaccaccaccaccaccaccacttgaCCGACGGATGGGCTGGAGGCAAAGTGAAGGATCCAGGTCGCAAGGCCCCTGGCAGCTCTAGTGGACGAATAAAACCCAGACTCAATAAAATACGCTTTCGGACTCAGATCATCCACACTACACCCTCTTTTAGAGACCCGGAGCAGCcactggaggaggaaggagaggaggaagaggaggatcgGGCTCTTAAAGGACACTCATCCTCCTTCAAATTGAGGCCGAAGTCCAATGTATTTGGGTAA